In Papaver somniferum cultivar HN1 unplaced genomic scaffold, ASM357369v1 unplaced-scaffold_135, whole genome shotgun sequence, one DNA window encodes the following:
- the LOC113333943 gene encoding protein FAR1-RELATED SEQUENCE 5-like: MPFAPFVGVNHHGQLILFGCGLLSNEEKENFAWLFRSFLDCMNGITPQSIITDQCSAMKWAVEKVFKDTKHRWCLWHIMKKIPEKLRRYKNYLRIKCRMKKVVYDTLCLAEFEQHWSDMLQKYERLKHNKWLNKLYEEKHRWVPCFVKTTFWDGMSTTQRSESMNAFFDGYVHSRTSLKQFVEKFDNALGYKMEKELKADARSFSTIIPTSTSYNVEKQIQILYTHAKFKEFRNQLIRKMYCEIIGSQDEIKDGVMVQTYDIQEEIYYQKPP; encoded by the coding sequence ATGCCTTTTGCTCCATTTGTCGGGGTTAATCATCATGGGCAGTTAATTTTATTTGGTTGTGGCTTGCTTTCTAAtgaggaaaaagaaaattttgcttGGTTATTCAGATCATTTCTCGATTGTATGAATGGAATCACTCCACAAAGTATAATTACAGACCAATGTAGTGCGATGAAATGGGCAGTTGAGAAAGTTTTCAAGGATACCAAACATCGTTGGTGTTTATGGCACATCATGAAAAAAATACCTGAAAAGTTGAGGAGgtataaaaattacttaaggaTTAAATGTAGGATGAAAAAAGTTGTTTATGATACACTATGTCTAGCTGAATTTGAACAACACTGGAGTGACATGTTGCAAAAGTATGAGAGATTGAAACATAATAAATGGTTGAATAAATTATATGAGGAGAAACATCGATGGGTGCCTTGTTTTGTGAAGACCACTTTTTGGGATGGGATGTCGACTACACAACGATCCGAGAGTATGAATGCATTTTTTGACGGGTATGTTCATTCAAGAACGTCTTTGAAGCAATTCGTTGAAAAATTTGATAATGCACTGGGATACAAAATGGAAAAGGAGCTTAAAGCAGATGCTAGATCGTTTTCAACAATTATTCCAACCTCAACTTCGTATAATGtggagaaacaaattcaaatatTATACACTCATGCGAAGTTTAAAGAGTTTCGTAATCAGTTGATACGGAAAATGTATTGCGAGATAATTGGTAGTCAAGATGAAATCAAAGATGGAGTCATGGTTCAAACTTATGACATACAAGAAGAAATTTACTATCAAAAACCACCATAG
- the LOC113334117 gene encoding uncharacterized protein LOC113334117 — translation MESNRGSMNGLPIEISWNIFSRLHVDSVSDCKLVCKTWRNLVKDPSFVQTHLARHKLLLLKFDDNQDFSTSSNTHEIVQSGFLLLQKIGDKPDLLIGDKGFMGCSLHYVEYSVDVKNKSYEIKNRKIHVPPINQTKSEAELLVNLSSCNGLVCAPVRHRKLNEPIHIFNPVTREHVSLPRYPIEENVVYILGNESNDWKEEKEIPPPLFRNGGSCSKGVLVNGEIHWLDQEASSITAFSLANEEFYYIASPPLGKRKTYYDVRRLSVLGDLLCLVHQKSDGFKRNAQVDIWLLKKHNVTNMQQNGAFSWNKEFTVQAETRIDLIPRAFTQKGKVLFWQDDRFVSCYDPKTEILEKLRKVENGHKAVSYQAAHHINSFVSLRDLGAKKCVLGEDWLLGDLGKIFVEGSYFMSLFSELSTTGALDKNDDLKDTANITLENEFLLSILCGSWSKKRCEFTD, via the exons ATGGAATCAAACCGTGGAAG TATGAACGGTCTCCCAATTGAAATTTCATGGAACATATTCTCTCGTTTACATGTTGATTCAGTTTCAGATTGCAAACTCGTTTGTAAAACATGGCGCAATCTCGTCAAGGATCCCTCATTTGTTCAAACTCACTTGGCTCGCCATAAGTTACTGTTGCTTAAATTTGATGATAATCAGGATTTCTCAACTAGTTCTAATACACATGAGATTGTTCAGTCTGGGTTCCTTTTGTTACAGAAAATTGGGGATAAACCTGATCTTTTAATAGGAGATAAGGGATTTATGGGCTGCAGCCTTCACTATGTGGAATACAGTGTGGATGTTAAGAACAAGTCTTATGAAATTAAGAATAGAAAAATCCACGTTCCTCCTATCAACCAGACCAAGTCTGAAGCGGAACTCCTGGTGAATCTTAGTTCttgcaatggtttggtttgtGCTCCTGTGCGTCACCGTAAGCTGAATGAGCCTATCCACATATTTAATCCAGTTACCAGAGAGCATGTTTCTCTTCCGAGATACCCAATTGAAGAGAATGTTG tGTATATTCTTGGCAATGAGAGTAATGATTGGaaggaggaaaaagaaatccCTCCCCCGCTGTTTCGTAATGGTGGCTCATGTTCAAAGGGTGTTCTTGTAAACGGAGAGATACATTGGCTGGATCAGGAGGCGTCAAGTATTACTGCCTTCAGCTTAGCCAATGAAGAATTCTACTATATAGCTTCACCACCTCTTGGAAAACGCAAGACGTATTACGATGTTAGGAGACTGTCTGTGCTTGGAGACTTGTTATGTCTTGTTCATCAAAAATCAGACGGATTTAAGAGAAATGCACAAGTCGACATATGGTTACTGAAAAAGCACAATGTTACGAACATGCAACAAAATGGAGCTTTTAGTTGGAACAAGGAGTTCACTGTGCAAGCTGAAACTAGAATTGATCTTATTCCACGCGCTTTTACTCAGAAAGGTAAGGTTTTATTTTGGCAGGATGACAGGTTTGTCTCTTGTTATGATCCAAAAACTGAGATACTTGAAAAACTTAGGAAGGTTGAAAATGGTCATAAAGCCGTGTCTTATCAAGCAGCTCATCACATTAACAGCTTTGTCTCACTGAGAGATCTTGGTGCCAAAAAAT GTGTTCTAGGAGAAGATTGGTTATTGGGGGATCTTGGAAAAATCTTTGTTGAGGGATCCTATTTTATGTCGCTATTTTCTGAATTGAGCACGACTGGTGCTCTCGATAAGAATGATGATTTGAAGGATACTGCTAATATTACTCTAGAGAATGAATTTCTACTCAGTATCCTCTGCGGAAGCTGGAGCAAGAAACGCTGTGAATTCACTGATTGA